The DNA window CCTTCTAGTTCAGGAAAACATATCATTTTTTTCCCAATAATTAAAATCAATCTTTAAAATGCCCCAAAAAAGACAGATAAGAATGCATGTTAATTCCTTCCTATGTTGACAGTTTTGATGATTTCTTGCACATGCACCTTGAAGGTGTGCATGTGGACACCTTCCACATGCTCTTGGATAACGTTTCTGAAATTGATACTATAACTTGAAATTATTTTACAAATCTGTCTTCACTCACTTTCTCTGGCCCTTAATATACCTCCTATAATAATAATCCTACATTTTGCTTGCACATTGAACAGTGACATGGCTCATTCTGAGTGAAATATTCCCTTCTGGTGTTAGAGGGAGGGCGTTTGCATTCACCAACTGTTTCAACTGGGCTGCCAACCTACTGGTTACTTTCTCTTTCTTGAATGTCATTGGTAAGTCTTAGTCTAATTTATGTTTATAGTAACATAGGGTGCATTGTAAATTGCGCAGCGTAAGTTTCAAGTAGATAGTAGTTGGCTTTTAGTAGTAAAAGCCAAAAAGTTATTAACTATAGTTAATTGAATAAACTGTGAAGTTATTTTTAGGGAAAAGTTCAAATGTCTGAAAATTTGTATCATTAGCAATGTCTCTATGATCTTGGGATACATTTTTTTCCAAGGCTTTTATCGGGTTAACCATTTTTATGATCATCAAACTGATTGAAAAATTTGAGGAAAGCAAACGTAAGGTTACCAAGATATAAAGTCAAGTGTTTGTTCACAGATGTGATTGGTCTGTCTGGAATGTTCCTTCTCTACGGACTGATTGGAGTGGCAGCTGTGGTATTCTTCTACTTCATGCTACCAGAAACCAAGGGGAAGTCTTTGGAGGAGATAGACAAGGAGCTCCGTCTGAAAAGGTAACACCAAAGATTAACATAGGTTTTGATCAAAGTTGATCTTTCAAACTGTGAGCTCAGCGGGATCTCCTACTTGTTTTTCGCAGGGTGCCGAAGAGTGACAAGTGCTGCAGCATCATTAGTTGGAGAGTCACTTCCCCAGAGTACCAAAGAGTGCAGGTAGTTAGCTCAGCAACCTAATCCAGGAGGTGGTTGTCTACGTGTATTACACAAGCCCCATGATCATCATGAAATGCCATTTTATCTGAAACCAGGCATGATTGCCTATTTTGTCAGGTTACTCTGCCAGGAAACCATTGTGAATTTGTTGCACAGGTGTTCTATATTTATTTGGTGAGTCAATATTTCAGTTTGTAATTAAGTAGAAATAATTTGTCATTGATAATAAAGAAAATTTTGGTTTTAAGTCATGGAATCAGAATTTGCAGGATACTATAAAATTATATTCCTAATAATTAGTGGAGGGTTAACATCGGAACACCCAATTTCAGAATACACAAGAACTCTGGAACCCAACAAGAGTTTTGAGACATTTGATaaataaaacatgtttatttacACAACTTTTCAAATACTAGTCTTCTACATGGGGacataaaaatatatacagtgaTGTAAGGACTCATACTTTATAATCAAGTTGATTTTGCATGTATTGTAGTCATTGCATGTTGAGAAATTTCCAATGGAAAAAAGATGCATATGTACAGCAGTGTCTTCGCTCACAAGCCTTCCATCTCTGGCACTAAAACACTGGGAAAATTCAACCCGTCACTAACACTTTTTTCCACATCTAAGCGTAGGCGATCAATCACAAGCCCTACCTCTGAAACAAACTAAatacaaaaaaaggaaaaacatcTTACTTTCCTCCAAAACACAAGTACAGAAACATTTAATTCAACTCAACTCCGGTGCAATTATAATCTGTTTATATTTTACACAACCTATTTTTTCTCCACAAATCAGTATTCAGCTCACATTATGCATTTTCAAGAGTAACTCTTTCTCCCCTCACAGAACTTTGAATGTTTGGTAAGTCTCTTTCCAAGATTGAGTAAGCTTTGGTTATGACTTGAAGTAATTCAAGAAACTGGAAAGCAGCAAGTATGAAGGAAAATAAAATAACCCTGAATGGATACATTTGTAATCAAAAAGGACAATGCATCAGGGCCATTTCAACACAAAACTGAACGTCATTCAGCACTCTACAGCATTTcagtacaaaaacaaaaaacgatgAGGGGAAACATATCAAAGGCCTGGTATCTAGTCTAAGAGAACGGCAAGTCAAAATTATTCAGGCAAGAGGTGTTGAAGTGTCCTTTAGAATATGCAGATTGAGGAGGCTTCAGAGTACTCACCTGGAGCAGGGAACAGCACCAAAACCCTTCTGTGTACCACAGAAGAGAGCCTTGTGAGGTGGGGTGGTTACAGTTCTAGACTGAGTTTGAGAATTGCTTACAGTTGTTCTTGCCAAGTATTTAGCTTTTGTCAATAACCTACCCAGTGTATTTGGAATATACTGTACAGACAAATGTCCATCACTCATTTTTAGACAGTGaacatatgcacacatacacacgcattaTTTAGCTTGCTACTATTATGTTGTCAAAATGAAAGGAATACCTGTATGTTTTCACGACACAGACAGAACATTCATTTCAAATGTCAGGTTGAACGCGTTCATTCTGAGAAGAGGAACAGTCAGACGGTAATACGTTCAGGTGAATTGGACTGGCAGAATGGCACCGGTCGGTCGTCCGCCCTCCCCAGGAAGTAGGAGGAGCCATCCATTACTGGGGTACACTAGCAGCAGCGGGCATGGGGGTGCTCATGGCAGTGGTGGCAGCAGAGAGGACAGGTGAGCCCGTCAGCGCGCCCAGGGCAGTAGACGCCGGCAGGGCAGAGATTCCTGGGTAGAGGACAAGATCAAAACACTATGAATTGATACATCCTCCTCTTTCTGGTTTTGTTAACCAAACCGTCTGGAAACTTTTGGAAaaggaacttcccatctaaaatccctctctccatcattcagctaccatCGGCAGTCATGTGgcgacaggtgattcccagggtccaAGAAATCACGTTTAAGTGAGATTAAGTCAACGCGTTATTATCGCATTAACTTCCAACAGCCCTAGTTTAAATGAAGCCCTTCTTTTCACTATGTGGAGATGTGGATATTCACTGATTCAGAGATCTCAGTCAAGCAAACAGGTTTAATTCAATCCACAAACGTCAGCTGCTAGATTTGATTTCATCCCATTCCTAACAACACAGTGATTCTTTCCTGTGCATGTGTACTCACCAGTGATCATGCCGGCTGTGCTCACAGCTGTATTCCCACCGGGCAGGTTAGCTGAACCCGCCATTCGAGACTGGTCTTTCACAATAGGATCTGTGTGGGCAAAAAACAATGCCACGTTACACAGTcatgaaacatttttttacagCCTAAAACAACTGCAAATCCCTCATGTTGGAGTGTATCGGGAAAGGGTTCCACGGTTCCTGGTCCTACAAACGGAACCATCCGTGTCCTAGAGGGCTAAGTGGGAGCTCTTCCTACTCACAGAAGTAGGTGTGCTCCATGGCCTCGCGGGCCGTCAGACGGGCCTGGTGGTCGTAGCGCAGCAGCTTGTCCAGGAAGTCCAGCGCCTCGGGGCTCACCAGGTGCTGGTTCTCGCTGTGGACAAACCTCTCCCACCGCTTACGAGAGTGCCTGAGGGGAGAATGAGTCACAGAGACAGGCTAACCAAAACAGTTGGGGCTAGGGTTATACTAGGGTTGAGGTTACCTCATACCAGGAAACCACCAGCCCAAAAAGTCATATTAAAGCCATGAAAATAGGTTCAACTTAACACCACCTATAACATGgaattttcttttgttttaaatTCCATTTGATGTTAACACCATTTTAAAACAGAGACTGCATGTGtagaaagaaaacattaaaaacagCAAGTGCATACCTTCCCAGGATGTCATTGAAGCGGGGTTCCAGCTCAATGTTGTACTTGTCAATGTAGTCATACAGGTCTTCAGTCCCCAGCACCTTGGCTATCCTCACCAACTAGGGAAAGATAACGGGTGGGGGTCAACGAATGGGTCACTTCATCTGTAGGTATTGTTACCATTCGGACCAGAGAAACCACAGCAGAGAAAGTAAAGACAGacaaggtgagagagacagacagaaacaaggAGCAAGAGACAgtgaaaaagacagacagactgtgtgtgtgtgagattaccTGGTCATAGTTATCATGGCCGTGGAAGAAAGGCTCTTTCCTGAAAATCATGCTGGCCAGCATGCAGCCCAGACTCCACATATCCAGACTGTAGTCATACATCTGGAGGAcggaagaaacagagagagacaggtggttCATGTGCTGGATATGAGAACAATGTACAATGATTGTTGATGGGAGTCCAGCATCATCTTATCTGTACAGGAATAACTCCACCCAACTTTTCAACGACTAATACACTAGTGATATGCCCTTCAAGCAAAAACACAATattgaaaaaaaatacaaaaaattcGATATTTGAACTGTGTATTCGGTACTATTCCATGGTTCTTTGAAGACCGATTCAGGCTTTTCACAACTGTCTTGTTGGTTGATATGATGCAATGCTCGTCTAAATTAGGCAGAATCCAAAACAGAACCTTCTTCCTTTTGTCTGGATCTATGGATGGTCCTTCTTCTGGGTGATCGCTCACAAATTACTGCACAAGGTGGCAGACTAATATGCTTGCATTACCTGGAGAGCTTGCACTGCACCttatattcattattatttTGAAGGAGATGCTAACACAACTATCCGAGAGCTGTAGGACTCTTTGGCTTTGTGCGTTTCTACCGTTTACAGCAACACCCAATATCAGCGTCAGCAACCAGCTTAGAGGTCCATTACCACCACCTTCTGGCAGTAATAATGAGTTCCTTCCTACCAGGCACCGGCAAGGGAAAACAATATTTAAGACAAGACGATAGTCGCATAAACTAGATGAGTACTACTACCAAAGAGTTCCGCCAGACAACGCACCTGGTAGTCGACTAGCAGCTCGGGTCCTTTGAAGTAGCGGGACGCCACCCTGACATTGTACTCCTGTCCTGGATGGTAAAACTCAGCCAGACCCCAGTCAATAAGGCGCAGCTGAGAACACACAATAGTGTATTTCAAGTGAAGGTATGCACTGAAGGATAAAGACAATGTATAGCATATCTTGAAATTGAAAACCCCCTGACCAACGACACTACCGTAATCAAACAGCAATTATACTTCTGTCCACAAGAAGTACAATATGTTCCACTTACAGTCAAGTTAAATGCATTTATTAAACAAGGCCCTTTATTGGTGATGTCCTGGGAAGGTGTTTGGGGAAACAGACGCAGGCATCCACCCCATCGCGTGTCGACACTCACCTTGCGGTGTTCGTGATCAATCATCACGTTGTGCGGTTTCACGTCCCTGTGCATAATCCCCATGCTGTGGCAGTAATCGAGGGCCTACAGAACAAGATCCAAAATGCCATCAGTCAGCGATTAggctgttttttttctccatggtAAACCAATAATGGCCAGAGGTGACAAAAAACTGAGGTGGTTTTctacccagctgtgtgtccacatgcacactcacactttgGTAGGGAAATCACAGGCCCTACCCTTCAGCCCAAATCCAACAAGGATTCTTTCAAGAGGTCCACAGGGATGAACGGTATGGCACCCACCTTTAGGATTTCGTACATGTAGAATCGAATGTCGTAGTCCGTTAGAGTCTGGTACAATTGCTGGCAGTGCAAACACAAAAGTGTATACGTTTATTACATGGTATTCCGTGTGGCGGAATTAAGCTAACTGCACACTTTCTTTGGGTACAGTATCTTCTGTCAGTACAGAAAGTTATCAACACTTTGTGAACTCATCACAATGTGCCAGTGATGaactgaaagaaagagaagctGTGCTGGACGTGTATCTCcttccacacatacacacacaggggaggcgAAAAGCATGTCAAGAAAGGAGGTTTCTCATATGAATACAGCGACACCATGTCGGAAGATCTCCTTGGGGAACTTACAAAAAAGATGTGTGATCTTACCTTAAAGTCAGTATTGTTGACATGTTCAAAGACCAAGGCAGGTGTACGGGACTGGAAaaaggacgggggggggggggggggggggggggggggggggtacatgtTATTTCAGGCCGTCTGAATaaagacatttttatttttcacaATGGAGCATTAGTATGGGGCCTGGTTTCTACACACCACTGGGTCTTTAACGATATCTATGAGGGAGATAATGTTAGGCCCTCCTCTCAGGTTCTCCAGTATCTTGATTTCACGCTTGATCTTCTTTTTCTTCACAGGCTGTACCGGGGGATAAACACCATTTGGATACATTTTAATCTAGGGAATTTGTCTGATAAACAAGCCTGTTGTCATTGTCCACAAGACTTCAGtacgggctgtgtgtgtgaagtgctgCCTGCATGGCCCCACCTTGAGTATTTTCACCACCACCTTCTCGTTGTTTGTGATGTTgatggcttcaaagacctcaCTGTACTTCCCACGCCCCAGCTTTCTCACCAACTGGAAGTCGTCTTGGTTTCTGCAAACAGGAAATAaacattagccccccccccgactAAAGACTAAACAAAACCTCCAACAAAACTTTGATGACATAAGGTAGAAAAGTTAGTCTTTTGGTTTGAATATATCACGAAAGCTTCAGGTTATCATGTCAGCCATGTTTGTGTTCTACACACCCCCATTCCACCACATGAGACTCGTAGTCCCAGTACTCCCTGGGGCGGTGTGTGTTGACCTCTGTGTACACGCGGGCCCGGCTAGGCACGGGTCCTGACATGTCCCACAGCTTGgcagaggtgaggaaggggaggcTGTTACCACACCAGCAAAGGATGGataaggaaggaggaagggaaggagggagggaggtagggagggaggggaaggagggggggtaaGATCTCTTCCTGACAGGGCAAGGGGTTTAAGGGGGGCCTCGCCTGTGGGCAAGGGGCCACTGGAGGTGCCTTGGGACAGCTAAAACAGGGAGAGGGAAAACAGGCATGAGTTAAATATGAGGCACTCATCTAGCATCCATAATCTAATTAGTAGTCAATTTCACCCCCAGATGGTGAGGCTAATTCTAAGTATTCATAGATTTCCAAATACAAGGGTTTCACTGCAGTCAGCGATATATTGTCACCTATGCTTGCAGGTTAGACTGACAATCTTGAGAGGCTAAAAGAAGTTCAACAGCTCTACATTTGAAATTCCCCAAATGGAAGCTACAAATCTTTCACCACCCCTGAAGTATTGACACACAATTACTGAAGCTGGACGGAGGTCAGCAACGTGATTATTGATCTCTACGAATGGCTGAATCAATTCTCTCAATGTCATAGATAGTAGCCTATCAGGCTAAATATAGAAACATATAGCAAAATGTACAAAACATTTTTAAAGAAACCAACAGCGTCATGCCATCGTAGCCAACGCCATGCTGCGGTGTTTCCAGTAATGGTTGTGAAAACGTACCACGAGCTGACAACGTTAGCTACATACCTACAACTTGGGTGTTGACATTGCATATGTACAATGCATTGAATGGTGGTAGTAAATCCAGCAGATACCAGCAAGTTAGGTGACTTGTTGTGTCAACGTACATTAGCTAAGCTAACTTTAACAAGTCCTTTCAATCCTGGCATTTTAATCTTTCATGGAAGTCTAATCGTTAGACACCGTTCTCCATCTTATAGTAGGTTTAACTGCTACCTTACAGGCTTGCTTTATAGCCGATTTATGTTCTCTAGCTAGTCATAATATAATCCTCGTTGATTCCCCTGTACAATAAACTAAAAATCTGATTACTTATGTTACCTAAATCTGATTACCTATTGTCGAGTCAAACATCATAGGCATATGTTCCTCGATTTAACAACGGAAGCCGATTCTACATATCTGCTGTAATGTATGAAACTGTttcaaggaaggaaggaaggacagtacatttactcatttggaAAATATACAGCAGTGATtagtgtactgtagctacagaaatAAATCAAGCTGGCCGGACTGATGCCCATTACGTCTGCTGCTGTGTGGCTAGCCCACCACAAATTAGACTAGCTAGAGCTACCTAGGATAGATAATATAGTTCAAATTCACAGGCGGTTTACAGATTGCTGGTGCTACTACTCAGGATACATTTTCACAAGTGCTATTTTAGGCTAATGGTAATGTTAACGTTGTGTTTGAAATTATATTCCCTGAGCAGGTGTCATATAGAAACTAAcgctactgtactctactgtaacaTGATAGTTTGTTAGCTTCACTAAACTACTAGTGACTACTAGTAGTGGTTATGCTTAGTTTAATGAACGTAAGGCACACtaccagctagctaaagctaaGATAGTAGCAATGGGTTGCTAAAGAACGAGTCTCACTTGTACTGTAGCAGTCTGAGCTAGCTAACACAtcaaccagctagctagctttgtactgacgctagctagcaagctaaccctCGCTAAACGAGCGATCTGAAATTTAGAAAGCTAGGCAACTCCAACATTTTTATGAATACATACATTTGACAATGGACCCAATGCCCAAATCCACACCTACCTTGGGGAGTAAGTCGTGATCCCAAATTTTATCAACAAATCTGACTTTTAACAAAGTTCCTTCTTTTCCCTCTGCTGTATACTCGTCTCTTGAGTGTGATTTCTGCTGTCTCAGAGACAATATGGCTGACAATACCGCCACATAAACTACTTACTGGGCCGTATACGGTCGGGGTACCTCTAATCAGCCCCCAAACATATTTTAACTATATTTTGTTAGAAAAATAGCTTTAACTAGTTTAAACTGAATTCTTTTTGGTTTAAATCAATCGAGTGTAGGATTTTAAGTATTTTATATATATCTGATATGGTCGACAATAACGAACTTTGACAAGTTGGTCTTGAGCTGTACCGCCCGCTTATGGGATCTACTATCACCGTAATTACAGGAAGTAAATATTACCAGAAAGGAAGTGAAATGTTTCGGCATTTATTTTGACTCGTAGTCTGTATATGAAATTTGAGtaataccagagaatgtctagtaatactgtactgtattcaaAAACCGGCCAAGAGGCAAAAATGATCGAAATGTGCTTTATATGTGGCTTAAATAACAATGATTCAAGCACGAGGGCTAATTTCGCCCCATACTTTTATACCACAAGG is part of the Hypomesus transpacificus isolate Combined female chromosome 9, fHypTra1, whole genome shotgun sequence genome and encodes:
- the csnk2a4 gene encoding casein kinase II subunit alpha; the encoded protein is MSGPVPSRARVYTEVNTHRPREYWDYESHVVEWGNQDDFQLVRKLGRGKYSEVFEAINITNNEKVVVKILKPVKKKKIKREIKILENLRGGPNIISLIDIVKDPVSRTPALVFEHVNNTDFKQLYQTLTDYDIRFYMYEILKALDYCHSMGIMHRDVKPHNVMIDHEHRKLRLIDWGLAEFYHPGQEYNVRVASRYFKGPELLVDYQMYDYSLDMWSLGCMLASMIFRKEPFFHGHDNYDQLVRIAKVLGTEDLYDYIDKYNIELEPRFNDILGRHSRKRWERFVHSENQHLVSPEALDFLDKLLRYDHQARLTAREAMEHTYFYPIVKDQSRMAGSANLPGGNTAVSTAGMITGISALPASTALGALTGSPVLSAATTAMSTPMPAAASVPQ